From Blastochloris viridis, one genomic window encodes:
- a CDS encoding MerR family transcriptional regulator, which translates to MIDTAVRAIGSDPANSNRSEYFTIGDLSREFGVTLRALRFYEDKGLLSPKREGLTRLYSRTDRNRLVLILKGKRFGFTLTEIKAMVAAHEGRDEGENLALSQDKVLQQIAVLEKQRQEIDDAIAELRSNLQLHANRSTLAD; encoded by the coding sequence ATGATCGACACTGCAGTTCGGGCCATCGGCTCCGATCCTGCAAACTCGAATCGTTCGGAATACTTTACAATCGGCGATCTTTCCCGCGAGTTCGGCGTGACACTGCGGGCTCTCCGATTTTACGAGGATAAGGGCCTGCTCAGTCCCAAGCGCGAGGGCCTGACCCGCCTTTACAGCCGTACCGACCGCAATCGACTGGTGCTGATCCTCAAGGGCAAGCGGTTCGGCTTCACCCTCACCGAGATCAAGGCGATGGTCGCGGCGCACGAAGGCCGCGACGAGGGCGAGAACCTCGCGTTGTCGCAGGACAAGGTACTGCAGCAGATCGCCGTACTGGAGAAGCAGCGCCAGGAGATCGACGACGCGATCGCCGAATTGCGTAGCAACCTTCAGCTCCACGCCAACCGTTCCACCTTGGCGGACTGA
- a CDS encoding methyl-accepting chemotaxis protein has protein sequence MRFSLTHKIAAIGLTGVVGLLVVSGIYFVGAAVEDRHQRRAEDIGAVAKLTATTLRDMLEARRAEKDFLLRAEAGYIQRHAELATSASRQIDALHRGLQAVGLSDLKDKADEIETGFDAYVAQFKELAAARQTLGLDQNSGLEGRLRASIHAVEKRLGEIGSPPSLSAAMLTLRRHEKDFMLRRDAKYGAQMKTAAAELRRLIEAEPMAAATKQAMYGELDAYQRDFFAWMDTALALADIQRKMSSSYAGIEPAIAALSERVEAVDAETLKATAAARAETGRWIVAAIATVVLVVTLLVFVIGRSITRPLRDMTSTMGELAAGRLDVAVPGVGRTDEIGAMAAALDVFKTSMADSERLRSERAELERRAAAQRRDEMHQLADRFEAAVGGIVDTVSRAAGDLEAAALTLSRTAEITQSLSESVAATSEQASANVQSVASAAEQLGASVGEIGRRVHETNQIADAAVDGARQTDARISEMAAAAQKVGDVVKLITAIAEQTNLLALNATIEAARAGEAGRGFAVVAAEVKNLATQTAKATEEISPQIAGMQAATRDSVAAIERICLTIGQMSEVTGSVAAAVEQQGTATREIARNVHEASQGTTSVAHDIVKVSRGAEETGAASAQVLSAARALSGDSERLQHELRAFLETIRAA, from the coding sequence ATGCGCTTCAGCCTGACTCACAAGATCGCCGCGATCGGATTGACCGGGGTTGTCGGACTGCTCGTCGTCAGCGGCATCTATTTCGTCGGTGCCGCGGTCGAGGATCGCCACCAGCGGCGGGCCGAGGACATCGGCGCGGTGGCGAAGCTCACCGCCACCACGCTGCGCGACATGCTGGAAGCACGGCGGGCGGAAAAGGATTTCCTGCTGCGGGCCGAGGCTGGCTACATCCAGCGCCACGCCGAACTCGCCACCAGTGCCAGCCGCCAAATCGACGCGCTGCATCGCGGCCTCCAGGCGGTCGGCCTCTCCGATCTGAAGGACAAGGCCGACGAGATCGAAACCGGCTTCGATGCCTACGTCGCCCAATTCAAGGAGCTGGCCGCGGCGCGGCAGACACTCGGGCTCGACCAGAACAGCGGGCTCGAGGGCCGGTTGCGGGCCTCGATTCATGCCGTCGAAAAGCGTCTCGGCGAGATCGGCTCGCCGCCGTCGCTGAGCGCGGCCATGCTGACGCTGCGACGGCATGAGAAGGACTTCATGCTGCGGCGCGATGCCAAATACGGCGCCCAGATGAAGACCGCCGCGGCGGAATTGCGCCGTCTGATCGAGGCCGAGCCGATGGCGGCGGCGACCAAACAGGCAATGTACGGCGAACTCGACGCCTATCAGCGCGACTTCTTCGCCTGGATGGACACCGCACTCGCGCTCGCCGACATCCAGCGCAAGATGTCATCGTCCTATGCCGGCATCGAGCCGGCGATCGCCGCGCTGTCGGAGCGGGTCGAGGCGGTCGACGCCGAAACCCTCAAGGCCACCGCCGCCGCGCGCGCCGAAACCGGACGATGGATCGTGGCGGCGATCGCGACCGTGGTGCTGGTGGTGACGCTGCTGGTGTTCGTCATCGGCCGCTCGATCACCCGGCCGCTGCGGGACATGACCTCCACCATGGGCGAGCTGGCGGCGGGCCGGCTGGACGTGGCCGTTCCGGGCGTCGGCCGCACCGACGAGATCGGCGCGATGGCGGCGGCGCTCGACGTGTTCAAAACGAGCATGGCCGACAGCGAGCGTCTGCGCAGCGAGCGCGCCGAGCTGGAGCGTCGCGCTGCCGCCCAGCGCCGAGACGAGATGCACCAACTGGCTGATCGGTTCGAGGCGGCGGTCGGCGGCATCGTCGACACCGTGTCGCGGGCGGCCGGCGACCTCGAAGCGGCGGCGCTGACGCTGTCGCGCACCGCCGAGATCACCCAGTCGCTGTCCGAATCGGTGGCGGCCACCTCCGAACAGGCCTCCGCCAACGTCCAGTCGGTGGCCTCCGCCGCCGAGCAGCTCGGCGCTTCGGTCGGCGAGATCGGGCGGCGGGTGCACGAGACCAACCAGATTGCCGACGCCGCGGTCGATGGCGCCCGCCAGACCGACGCCCGCATTTCCGAAATGGCGGCGGCGGCGCAGAAGGTCGGCGACGTCGTCAAGCTGATCACCGCCATCGCCGAGCAGACCAATCTGCTCGCGCTCAACGCCACCATCGAGGCCGCCCGTGCCGGCGAGGCCGGGCGCGGCTTCGCGGTGGTGGCAGCCGAGGTGAAGAACCTCGCCACCCAGACCGCGAAAGCGACCGAGGAAATCTCGCCGCAGATCGCCGGCATGCAGGCCGCGACCCGCGATTCGGTGGCGGCGATCGAGCGCATTTGCCTCACCATCGGCCAGATGTCGGAGGTCACCGGATCGGTTGCCGCCGCGGTCGAGCAGCAGGGCACCGCGACGCGCGAGATCGCCCGCAACGTCCACGAGGCATCGCAGGGCACCACCTCGGTCGCCCACGACATCGTCAAGGTCAGCCGCGGCGCCGAGGAAACCGGGGCGGCTTCCGCCCAGGTGCTGTCGGCGGCGCGGGCGCTGTCCGGCGACAGCGAACGGCTGCAGCACGAGCTGCGCGCGTTCCTGGAGACCATCCGCGCGGCGTGA
- a CDS encoding monovalent cation:proton antiporter-2 (CPA2) family protein has translation MHADGFGLFEQVLVLLGAAVLAVPLAKRARLGSIVGYLLAGVAIGPQALGLFHDPGTVSHLAELGIVFFLFLIGLEMKPSRLWKMRGDILGLGGAQMLITGATLMCVPLAFGRPFDAALVAGLGLALSSTAILMQILEERGEVRSAHGRRAFAVAIFQDVVIVPILALVAFLSPHPAAAGEPFWLSAVKIISAIAAVVVIGRYLLNPMFRALARSGAREIMTAAALLVVLGSATLMMLAGLSMAMGAFLAGVFLAESNFRHQIEADVEPFRGILMGLFFLSVGMALDLNVIAESYWRIGLALAMLVLLKATTMYVIMRLFRHDREEAVRVALLMAQSGELGFVVYAAAVSAGVIGPDHASILVAMVVMSMAVNPFLYRLAPLLTRRAPTPIVEDFSDARGSVLVIGFGRFGQVASQCLLTNGYDVTIIDNDAEMVQSAGRFGFKVYYGDGTRLDVLRAAGGDRVRLVAVCVDDRDDTDRIVDIVRAAFPVCRLYVRAYDRGHSLELLAKGVDFEVRETYESAIAFGRGLLVGLGADDIVADEVVADVRRRDAERLVLQQAQGFNAGAHLLHYRRSPVPEPLLQPGKTGRALNPEAEDALTGETEYSG, from the coding sequence ATGCACGCCGACGGCTTTGGCCTGTTCGAGCAGGTGTTGGTGTTGCTGGGCGCCGCGGTGCTGGCGGTGCCGCTGGCCAAGCGCGCCCGCCTCGGTTCGATTGTCGGCTACCTCCTTGCCGGGGTGGCGATCGGTCCGCAGGCGCTCGGGCTGTTCCACGATCCCGGCACCGTCTCCCACCTCGCCGAACTCGGCATCGTGTTCTTCCTGTTCCTGATCGGGCTGGAGATGAAGCCGTCGCGGCTGTGGAAGATGCGCGGCGACATTCTCGGCCTCGGCGGCGCCCAGATGCTGATCACCGGCGCCACCCTGATGTGCGTGCCGCTGGCATTCGGCCGGCCGTTCGATGCCGCGCTGGTGGCGGGGCTCGGCCTGGCGCTGTCGTCCACCGCCATCTTGATGCAGATCCTGGAGGAGCGCGGCGAGGTGCGCTCGGCCCACGGCCGCCGGGCGTTCGCGGTCGCCATCTTCCAGGATGTGGTGATCGTGCCGATCCTGGCGCTGGTGGCGTTCCTGTCGCCGCATCCGGCGGCGGCGGGCGAGCCGTTCTGGCTGTCGGCGGTGAAGATCATCAGTGCCATCGCCGCGGTGGTGGTGATCGGCCGCTATCTGCTCAACCCGATGTTCCGGGCGCTGGCGCGCTCGGGCGCCCGCGAGATCATGACCGCGGCGGCGCTGCTGGTGGTGCTGGGCTCGGCGACGCTGATGATGCTGGCCGGGCTTTCGATGGCGATGGGGGCGTTCCTGGCCGGGGTGTTCCTGGCCGAATCCAACTTCCGCCACCAGATCGAGGCCGACGTCGAGCCGTTCCGTGGCATCCTGATGGGGCTGTTCTTCCTGTCGGTCGGCATGGCGCTCGACCTCAACGTCATCGCCGAATCCTATTGGCGCATCGGGCTGGCGCTGGCCATGCTGGTGCTGCTCAAAGCCACCACCATGTACGTCATCATGCGGCTGTTCCGGCACGATCGCGAGGAGGCGGTGCGGGTGGCGCTTTTGATGGCGCAGTCCGGCGAACTCGGCTTCGTCGTCTACGCCGCCGCGGTTTCGGCCGGGGTGATCGGGCCCGACCACGCCTCGATCCTGGTGGCGATGGTGGTGATGTCGATGGCGGTGAACCCCTTCCTCTACCGCCTGGCGCCGCTGCTCACCCGGCGGGCGCCGACCCCGATCGTCGAGGACTTCTCCGACGCCCGCGGCTCGGTGCTGGTGATCGGGTTCGGCCGGTTCGGCCAGGTCGCCTCGCAGTGCCTGCTCACCAACGGCTACGACGTCACCATCATCGACAACGACGCCGAGATGGTGCAGTCGGCCGGCCGCTTCGGCTTCAAGGTCTATTACGGCGACGGCACAAGGCTCGACGTGCTGCGCGCCGCCGGCGGCGACCGGGTGCGGCTGGTGGCGGTATGCGTCGACGACCGCGACGATACCGACCGCATCGTCGACATCGTGCGCGCGGCCTTCCCGGTGTGCCGGCTCTATGTCCGCGCCTATGACCGCGGCCACAGCCTCGAACTCCTGGCCAAGGGCGTCGATTTCGAGGTGCGCGAGACCTACGAATCGGCCATCGCCTTCGGCCGCGGCCTCCTGGTCGGGCTCGGCGCCGACGACATCGTCGCCGACGAAGTGGTGGCGGACGTGCGCCGGCGGGATGCCGAGCGGCTGGTGCTGCAGCAGGCCCAGGGCTTCAATGCCGGGGCGCACCTTCTGCACTATCGCCGCAGCCCGGTGCCCGAGCCGCTGCTGCAGCCCGGCAAGACCGGCCGCGCCCTCAACCCGGAGGCCGAGGACGCGCTCACCGGCGAGACCGAATACTCCGGCTGA
- a CDS encoding dihydrofolate reductase has product MTATDPIAPEARPAIAFVVARTPQGVIGCDNRLPWRLRSDLKRFRALTLHHAVIMGRKTFESIGKPLPKRENIVVSRASSLGVDGVTVCPDIATALRHADAWSLANGRDRVFVIGGEALFTALQDAVDCVHLTEVEADIPGDVFFRMAFPPAEWRASVPERVARSEDDEFGSVYRRFDRIEPRRRTQGAAA; this is encoded by the coding sequence GTGACGGCGACCGATCCCATCGCTCCGGAGGCCCGCCCGGCCATCGCCTTCGTGGTGGCCCGCACTCCGCAAGGGGTGATCGGCTGCGACAACCGCTTGCCATGGCGGCTGAGAAGCGACCTCAAACGGTTCCGCGCGCTGACGCTCCATCACGCCGTCATCATGGGGCGCAAGACCTTCGAGTCGATCGGCAAGCCGTTGCCGAAGCGCGAGAACATCGTGGTGTCGCGCGCAAGTTCACTCGGCGTCGATGGCGTCACGGTGTGCCCGGACATTGCCACCGCCCTGCGCCATGCCGACGCCTGGTCGCTGGCCAACGGCCGCGACCGGGTGTTCGTCATCGGCGGCGAAGCGTTGTTCACCGCTCTCCAGGACGCAGTCGATTGCGTCCATCTCACCGAGGTCGAAGCCGATATTCCCGGCGACGTGTTCTTTCGGATGGCGTTCCCGCCGGCGGAGTGGCGGGCATCAGTGCCGGAGCGGGTGGCGAGGAGCGAGGACGACGAATTCGGCTCGGTCTACCGCCGGTTCGACCGCATCGAGCCGCGGCGCCGCACGCAGGGCGCCGCAGCCTGA
- a CDS encoding SEL1-like repeat protein, producing MTQSGSWSRRSQAPEPGSGLPADALEAARSAAAREGVPVERWLERTILARTGAATARSQPPAAAGESQRPPDPAARGTEDLSAALGEVTRRLNALLGEVATAPPRSPASSAQLRDTVARLGSRLDVLTAEARGSQGGGQGVPSAPGRRLDDLASSLEGMVERLSAPADPRSGRRPGVDAAVAEINARQRMLDAPPAAAAPPPPPRPGRLEADALFNLRCDIADLGRAVADLAPRHAVEALDASVRALESRVEANAPPPIDIAQLNELTRMLVEVRESVRDLHADDGLAGLTADVRGLHQRFDALDQMRLEPAVLQHLTSQVAELRTTLAQPARMPDEFAHELDQLAGKVDRIGGVLDDAAAAVDMMGALERKLDRLAETMVATAVPVGNRIDDAALIEIRDRLDRLHTALQTTARDAPLALEHKLDQLAEAIAANAVSHRSQGDAAAFAEIRDRLDRLQTALETTARNAPVAIERSILLLVDKLDRIQSLVAAGADPGSDFDALGARLDRIVEQLDRSDGRFGQLEAIERGLNDLFVHLEETRFSAIDAARAAARDLGAAPVEDLLRDVSDLRAAQRIAELKTHDTLESVHSTLERVIDRLATLEDDLVSRPVPEPVAPAALPPQAATVPPPAPAATVALPPAESAPALPPDHPLEPGSRTPIVRAGAPLPPSRGQAPQAAPSPQVLPAATAKPASEPSAKASFIAAARRAAQQAAADSVGPSAATDDVAAPVGLRAAVARHRTLILAGLVLLAAAATAPLVLPKLLPGTPNPPAVAPVVPVPEPNPSTVPGPQSRLSPADPVIARAPSSGLLSPESTAATPAPAFSAAGIPQAEPDTTAALALNAASGAPTTKRDTDLPAAIGPLGLRDAALGGDPAAMFEVATRFAEGHGVPQNYATAARWYEHAAQQGSMPAAYRLGSLYEKGEGVAKNVQLARRYYTLAADAGNTKAMHNLAVLYAEGIDGKPDYREASQLFRKAAERGLRDSQYNLAILYARGLGVDQNIGESFKWFALAANQGDADAQKKREEVAARLDAQTLLAARLAVQTWVPQAVDASANDVRPSAEWDRVDGGRARKATGRT from the coding sequence ATGACACAAAGCGGATCGTGGAGCAGACGCAGCCAAGCCCCGGAGCCGGGCTCGGGGCTGCCAGCCGACGCACTGGAGGCGGCGCGCTCCGCCGCGGCGCGCGAAGGCGTGCCGGTGGAACGCTGGCTCGAACGCACCATCCTGGCGCGGACCGGCGCGGCGACGGCGCGCAGCCAGCCGCCCGCCGCGGCTGGCGAGAGCCAGCGCCCCCCCGACCCGGCCGCGCGCGGCACCGAGGACCTTTCCGCCGCGCTGGGCGAAGTCACCCGCCGGCTCAACGCCCTGCTGGGCGAGGTCGCCACCGCCCCGCCGCGGTCGCCGGCGTCGTCGGCGCAGCTGCGCGATACCGTCGCTAGGCTCGGCAGCCGGCTCGACGTGCTGACGGCCGAAGCGCGGGGCAGCCAGGGTGGCGGGCAGGGCGTCCCGTCCGCTCCCGGTCGCCGGCTCGACGACCTTGCCAGCTCGCTCGAAGGCATGGTCGAGCGCTTGAGCGCCCCGGCCGACCCGCGGTCCGGCCGCCGGCCCGGGGTCGACGCCGCGGTCGCCGAGATCAACGCCCGCCAGCGCATGCTCGACGCCCCGCCTGCCGCCGCCGCCCCGCCGCCGCCGCCGCGTCCGGGCCGGCTGGAAGCCGATGCCTTGTTCAATCTGCGCTGCGATATCGCCGATCTCGGCCGCGCCGTCGCCGATCTCGCGCCGCGTCACGCGGTCGAGGCGCTCGACGCCTCGGTGCGTGCGCTGGAGAGCCGGGTCGAGGCCAACGCCCCGCCGCCGATCGATATCGCCCAGCTCAACGAACTGACACGGATGCTGGTCGAGGTGCGCGAAAGCGTGCGCGACCTGCACGCCGACGACGGCCTTGCCGGGCTCACCGCCGACGTGCGGGGGCTGCACCAGCGCTTCGACGCGCTCGACCAGATGCGGCTGGAGCCGGCGGTGCTGCAGCACCTCACCAGCCAGGTCGCGGAGCTGCGCACCACGCTGGCGCAGCCGGCGCGGATGCCGGACGAATTCGCCCACGAGCTGGACCAGCTCGCCGGCAAGGTCGACCGCATTGGCGGCGTGCTCGACGATGCCGCCGCGGCGGTCGACATGATGGGCGCGCTCGAGCGCAAGCTCGACCGCCTCGCCGAGACCATGGTCGCCACCGCCGTCCCGGTGGGCAACCGCATCGACGACGCCGCGCTGATCGAGATCCGCGACCGGCTCGACCGCCTGCACACCGCGCTCCAGACCACAGCGCGCGACGCGCCGCTGGCGCTCGAGCACAAGCTCGACCAACTGGCCGAGGCTATTGCCGCCAACGCGGTGTCGCACCGCAGCCAGGGTGACGCCGCCGCCTTCGCCGAGATCCGCGACCGGCTCGACCGCCTGCAGACCGCGCTCGAGACCACCGCCCGCAACGCGCCGGTGGCGATCGAGCGCTCGATCCTGCTGCTGGTCGACAAGCTCGACCGCATCCAGTCGCTGGTCGCCGCCGGCGCTGATCCCGGCTCGGATTTCGACGCGCTCGGCGCGCGGCTCGACCGCATCGTCGAGCAGCTCGACCGCTCCGACGGCCGCTTCGGCCAGCTCGAGGCGATCGAACGCGGCCTCAACGACCTGTTCGTCCACCTGGAGGAAACCCGCTTCAGCGCCATCGACGCCGCGCGTGCTGCCGCCCGCGACCTTGGCGCAGCACCGGTCGAAGACCTGCTGCGCGATGTGTCGGACCTGCGCGCCGCCCAGCGCATCGCCGAGCTCAAGACCCACGACACCCTCGAATCGGTCCACAGCACCCTGGAGCGGGTGATCGACCGGCTGGCGACGCTGGAAGACGATCTGGTCTCACGGCCCGTGCCGGAGCCTGTCGCACCGGCCGCACTGCCGCCCCAGGCCGCGACGGTGCCGCCGCCGGCCCCGGCTGCGACGGTGGCGCTGCCGCCGGCCGAGTCGGCGCCCGCGCTGCCGCCCGACCATCCGCTCGAGCCTGGCTCGCGCACCCCGATCGTGCGCGCCGGCGCGCCGCTGCCGCCAAGTCGCGGCCAGGCACCTCAGGCCGCGCCGTCGCCGCAGGTCTTGCCTGCCGCAACGGCCAAGCCGGCGTCCGAGCCGAGCGCCAAGGCCAGCTTCATCGCCGCCGCACGCCGTGCCGCCCAGCAGGCTGCCGCAGACAGCGTCGGGCCTTCGGCGGCGACGGATGACGTTGCCGCGCCAGTCGGGCTGCGGGCTGCGGTCGCTCGCCACCGCACCTTGATCCTGGCCGGCCTGGTGTTGTTGGCCGCGGCCGCCACGGCGCCGCTGGTGCTGCCGAAGCTGCTGCCCGGTACGCCGAACCCGCCCGCCGTTGCGCCGGTGGTGCCGGTCCCCGAGCCCAATCCCTCCACCGTGCCGGGGCCGCAGTCGCGGCTGTCGCCGGCGGACCCGGTGATCGCCCGCGCGCCCTCGTCCGGCCTGTTGTCGCCGGAGTCGACGGCGGCAACGCCGGCACCGGCGTTCAGCGCCGCCGGGATTCCACAGGCGGAGCCCGACACCACCGCCGCGTTGGCGCTGAACGCTGCGTCCGGTGCACCGACCACCAAGCGCGACACCGATCTGCCGGCCGCGATCGGGCCGCTGGGGCTGCGCGACGCCGCCCTCGGCGGCGATCCGGCGGCGATGTTCGAGGTCGCAACCCGCTTTGCCGAGGGCCACGGCGTTCCGCAGAACTATGCCACCGCAGCGCGCTGGTACGAGCACGCCGCGCAGCAGGGCTCGATGCCGGCAGCCTACCGCTTGGGCAGCCTGTATGAGAAGGGTGAGGGCGTGGCGAAGAACGTCCAGCTCGCCCGCCGCTACTACACGCTGGCCGCCGACGCCGGAAACACCAAGGCGATGCACAATCTCGCCGTGCTCTATGCCGAAGGCATCGACGGCAAGCCGGACTACCGCGAAGCCAGCCAGTTGTTCCGCAAGGCGGCCGAGCGCGGCCTGCGCGACAGCCAGTACAATCTCGCCATTCTTTATGCCCGTGGCCTCGGCGTCGATCAGAACATCGGCGAATCGTTCAAGTGGTTCGCGCTGGCCGCCAACCAGGGCGACGCCGACGCCCAGAAGAAGCGCGAGGAGGTCGCCGCCCGGCTCGATGCCCAGACCCTGCTCGCCGCCCGGCTGGCGGTGCAGACCTGGGTGCCACAGGCGGTCGACGCCAGCGCCAACGACGTCCGGCCGTCGGCGGAGTGGGACCGGGTCGACGGCGGCCGCGCCCGCAAAGCGACCGGCCGGACCTGA
- a CDS encoding thymidylate synthase — protein sequence MRQYLDLMSLILDAGVEKRDRTGTGTLSVFGHQMRFDLAQGFPLLTTKKLHLKSIVVELLWFLRGETNVKFLHDHGVTIWDEWADAAGDLGPVYGKQWRSWQGANGRTVDQITEVIEQIKRNPDSRRLMVAAWNPAEVADMALPPCHCLFQFHVAGGRLSCQLYQRSADVFLGVPFNIASYALLTHMVAQVSGLEPGEFIHSFGDAHLYLNHLDQARLQLSRPPRPLPRLKLNPAVANIFAFRYDDVAIEGYDPHPHIKAPVAV from the coding sequence ATGCGCCAATATCTTGATCTGATGAGCCTTATTCTCGACGCGGGCGTCGAGAAACGCGACCGCACCGGGACCGGAACCCTCTCGGTGTTCGGCCACCAGATGCGGTTCGACCTCGCCCAGGGCTTTCCGCTCCTCACCACCAAGAAGCTGCATCTGAAGTCGATTGTCGTCGAGCTGCTGTGGTTCCTGCGCGGCGAGACCAACGTCAAATTCCTGCACGACCATGGCGTCACCATCTGGGACGAGTGGGCCGATGCCGCCGGCGACCTCGGCCCGGTCTACGGCAAGCAGTGGCGGTCGTGGCAGGGGGCGAACGGCCGCACCGTCGACCAGATCACCGAGGTGATCGAGCAGATCAAGCGCAACCCCGATTCGCGGCGGCTGATGGTGGCGGCCTGGAACCCGGCCGAGGTGGCGGACATGGCGCTGCCGCCCTGCCACTGCCTGTTTCAGTTCCACGTCGCGGGCGGGCGGCTGTCCTGCCAGCTCTATCAGCGCTCGGCCGACGTGTTCCTCGGCGTGCCGTTCAACATCGCCAGCTATGCCCTGCTCACCCACATGGTGGCGCAGGTGAGCGGGCTTGAGCCGGGCGAGTTCATCCACTCATTCGGCGACGCCCACCTCTACCTCAACCACCTCGACCAGGCGCGGCTGCAGCTCTCCCGCCCGCCGCGCCCGCTGCCGCGGCTCAAGCTGAACCCGGCGGTCGCGAACATCTTCGCCTTCCGCTACGACGACGTCGCCATCGAGGGCTACGACCCCCACCCGCACATCAAGGCGCCGGTGGCGGTGTAG
- the def gene encoding peptide deformylase, which produces MAIRDILTVPDPRLREISEKVAVVDDEVRRLVDDMFETMYAAPGIGLAAIQIGAPRRIVTIDTARKGEDKRPMVFINPEVVWSSEDRRSHEEGCLSIPDYYEPVERPDRVRVRWLDRDGNAQEAEFSGLLSTCLQHEIDHLNGGLFIDYLSRLKRERVMKKFTKLARRAAE; this is translated from the coding sequence ATGGCCATCCGTGATATTTTGACAGTGCCCGATCCCAGACTGCGCGAGATTTCCGAGAAGGTCGCGGTGGTCGATGATGAGGTTCGGCGGCTCGTCGACGACATGTTTGAAACCATGTACGCCGCTCCGGGCATCGGGCTGGCGGCGATCCAGATCGGCGCGCCCCGTCGCATCGTGACCATCGACACCGCCCGCAAGGGCGAAGACAAGCGTCCGATGGTGTTCATCAACCCGGAAGTGGTGTGGTCCTCGGAGGACAGGCGCTCCCATGAGGAGGGCTGTCTGTCGATCCCGGATTATTACGAGCCGGTCGAGCGGCCGGACCGGGTGCGGGTGCGCTGGCTCGACCGCGACGGCAACGCGCAGGAGGCGGAGTTTTCCGGCCTGCTGTCGACCTGCCTTCAGCACGAGATAGACCACCTCAATGGCGGCCTGTTCATCGACTACCTGTCGCGCCTGAAGCGCGAGCGGGTGATGAAGAAGTTCACCAAGCTGGCGCGCCGCGCCGCCGAGTGA
- a CDS encoding SspB family protein: protein MAVDHIRYDLLAQDALRGVVRRVLQDAMRDGLPGEHHFYIAFDTRAPGVRLSPRLLERYPDEMTVILQHQFWDLSVSDYGFEVGLSFSGIPERLFVPFSALKGFFDPSVQFGLQFEVVDDTAAEAPAEGADPAARPAAVEPIEGRPRGSVPLTGSPVQAFEREAEDKPSEPVQDGAPDSGATVVRLDNFRKK from the coding sequence ATGGCCGTCGACCACATTCGCTATGATCTTCTCGCCCAGGACGCCTTGCGCGGCGTGGTCCGCCGCGTCCTGCAGGACGCCATGCGCGACGGTCTGCCCGGCGAGCACCATTTCTATATTGCCTTCGACACCAGGGCGCCGGGGGTGCGGCTGTCGCCGCGTCTGCTCGAACGCTACCCCGATGAAATGACGGTCATTCTTCAGCACCAGTTCTGGGACCTGTCGGTCTCGGACTATGGCTTCGAGGTTGGCCTGTCGTTTTCCGGCATTCCCGAGCGGCTGTTCGTTCCGTTCAGCGCGCTCAAGGGGTTTTTCGATCCGTCGGTGCAGTTCGGGCTGCAGTTCGAGGTGGTCGACGACACTGCGGCCGAGGCGCCCGCCGAGGGTGCCGATCCGGCGGCGCGCCCTGCAGCGGTCGAGCCGATCGAGGGCCGACCGCGCGGTTCGGTGCCGCTGACCGGCAGCCCGGTTCAGGCCTTCGAGCGCGAGGCCGAGGACAAGCCGTCCGAGCCGGTCCAGGACGGCGCGCCGGACAGCGGCGCCACCGTTGTGCGGCTCGATAACTTCCGCAAGAAGTGA